The DNA region GACGACCTCGCGGACAAAGCAATCGTTGTCAGCCCTGCAGTAGGGATGGTACGCGACGAGACTGGATTCCACTACGACGCACCAGAAGCGGGCAGCATTGCGGAGACAGTCGCGGCCGCCACACCTGACGGGGTCCCGGTCGTGAGCGCGTTCCAGAATCTTGCAGCGGGCGCGCTCACCGATCTCAGCAACGAACTCAATCTTGATGTCGTGATCTCGGGTGACGACGCCGAAGCGAGGAATGTCCTCAAGAAGCTCGCTGAGGAGATCAATGGATTACGCGCGCTTGACGCCGGTGCGCTCGCAAACAGTGCAGAGATCGAGAGCATCACACCGTTGCTCATCAATCTCGCGATGTACAACGACGGGATGCACGATCTTGGTATACAATTCAGATAGGAAGAAGGGTGGAATTCCCAATGGGTTGTTGAGAGTTGCGAGACGGGTTGACGTACAACACGTTCTGTGACCTCATTGATGAGACGTTTGGTGCTATCCTGAAATGGTTTGAGGATCGCCTCGCGGAGACGATCCAATTCGGTGGCTGGTCTCCGTCTGCAAAATCATCAAGTGTGGTCTATTTATCCGTTGCCCCAACCTTCTGCATCGTGCGGAGATACGTATCGCTGTGAGGTATCTTCGACCAGTCGCTCAGTCGATCGAAACGACAACGTAGTCCATCTGTTCTGATATCCGACAAACCCAGATGTTTTATCGCTCGAAGAACCCCTCATCTAGGTAGGTAGGAGGTTGCGTTAGCTTCCTGGTTGGTGTCAAACACGGAGAGGTCACGCTCGCGGGCAATCTGGATCACCCGCATGATTTGGTCATGGATGACTCCTGTATCGTCAATCTCGCCGAGCAAGCCGTCGATAACGTCTTTACGCACAAAGTCGGCGAACACATCCTCCAACGCTATGAAATTCTACGATCGCACGGTTTCAGGATATATCCGGGTCAAAGCCTCATCTACGCACTCTACGCTGACGACAAAAGCCACCTACTCGCTCGGATTCCGTCTCTACGAAAAAGACACACAGCGACGCGTTGAGCTAGCCATCGAACTCGCAGATGAACTCATCGAGATGGGTATCCCCACGGACACCTATCTCTTCGACACGAGCTACTGTTCCAAGGAGTTCGCCACTCATTTCGAAACCTACGGCAAAGAGTGTGTTTCAGCCGTCAAAAGCACGCATGTGTGAGCTACAGCGGCGACCGAATCCGTGTCGATCGCTTGCCGAGCGCATCGACACAGTCCCGCGCACGATCGACAGTGAAACCTACCATATCTGGACTCAGAAGCGCGACGCCAGCCGTCTTGGGAAGGTGAAGTTGCTGATCACCGAGAAGGAATCGAGAGACCAAGGAGACGAAGCGAGTGTGAAGTACATTGTTTCGAATAGGATCGATGTGCCAGCGAGCCATCTCATCGGGATGTACGCGATGAGATGGCGGGTTGGGACGTTCTTCAGGGCCACCAAGCAGGACCTCGGTTTGGAAGTCTGCGAGCTCCGCTATCCCGCAGGTGTCAAGTTGGCACCGGCACCTGCTGATGTTGGCCTACAGCCTCCTGAAGCTCGGCATTGCAGACAGCACTCTGGAAACCATATTTTCACATCGACTATTGTCCGAGATAGGCCTCACGGACGTAATCGTCTGATTGAAGATCTTCGGGAGGACCGTCACGCACGACGTTTCCGTTCTCTAAAAGATGGATATGGTCGGCGTAGCGGACGGCAAACGTAACGTTTTGTTCGAGTAATAGTACACTGACACCAGTTTCGACGATGTCGGTGAGTGCTTCGGAAATGTCATCAATGATGACAGGAGCGAGCCCGAGCGTGGGTTCGTCGAGCACGAGTAGGTCAGGATCACCCATCAGTGCGCGACCAATAGCGAGCATTTGCTGTTCACCGCCGCTCATTGTCTGTGCGTGCTGTGATGCGCGTTCTTGGAGGCGAGGGAACAGTTCGTAAACATACTCCAGCCGTTCCTGTCGAGCATTGTAGTTGCGGTATGCACCGATGAGTAAGTTCTGCTCAACCGTCATGAAATCGAAGAGGTCACGATTTTCGGTGCAATAGATCAACCCATCTTCGACGTTGCGGTTCACCGTTCGATCACGGACCTCCTCACCCCGAAAACGCACTGTCCCTTTGTAGTTGAGCAACCCTGCGATTGTATCAGCGAGCGTCGATTTCCCGGCACCGTTTGGACCGATGACGGCAAGGATGTCGGCTGCCCGCATTGAGAGTGAAACACCCTTGAGAGCCTGAACCTTACCGTATGAGACTCGAACGTTCTCAATATCCAAAATAGGGGCACCGTTTGTGGTGGTCTCTACGGATTCCGGAGCACTACTATGGCCCATCATACAGTCTCACTCCCCAGATACGCGTTTTGAACCTGTGGGTCGCCTTTAATCTCTTCGGGGGTGCCTTTGGCGAGCAGGGATCCCCACTGGATAACAATCGCTCTATCGATAAGATCAAGAAGTCCTCGCATGTTGTGATCAACTACCACGAGTGTCCGTCCCTCGTCCCGAAGCTCGTGTAGGAGGTCAGCAATTTCTTCGACTTCCGTTCTAGCGAGACCCGCGAACGGTTCGTCGATCAGCAACAACGAGGGATCCGTGGCAAGTGCTCGGCCCAATTCGAGCCGGAGCAACGATGCGTGCGGTAATTCGTCCGGCTGCAGGTCCTCTACATCAGCTAGCCCAATCCGTTCACAGATATCCGATGCGCGGTCCGTCGTTCTCCCTAAGAGGCCAGTGGGTCGGATCTTGTCTGCAATAAGTGCAAGTTTGATGTTTTCAATTACACTCCGGTCGTAGAAAGGCCGGAACTCTTGGAACGTTCGGGCCATCCCGCGTTTGACCATATTGTGAGTCGATTTATCGGTGACGTCTTCGCCCGCGTAGTACACTGTTCCAGCGGTTGGCTTGTGGGCGCCGCTGATACAGTTGAACGTGGTTGACTTGCCCGCGCCGTTCGGTCCGATGAACCCGACAATCTCATTTTCTTGGACGGTAAAGGAGAGGTTGTCTACAGCGGTCAGTCCCCCGAACTGCTTCGTGAGTTGGTTCACGACGAGTATTCCCTCGTTCGGTCCCCCACCGGATTCCTTGTTGGCGCTTGAATCTAAATCGGCCGTCTCTGTTGTGGTTTCACTCATTGTTTGTCATCCTCCTCACGCCGCTGTTCGTCTGTTAGGCCCTCTCTGAGTGTCTCGACTTGTTGACCGGCAGCTGACTGTCCATCGTTCCTCACTAGCTCTGTTTGATACCAGGGCAAAATGGAGAGGACGTGCCGCCCCTGTCGAATTGACCACGGTAACAGCCCACCAGGAAGAACGAACAACAACACCAACGTCAACGCGTAGAATACGATAAGACTGAGGTCCGCGACCGCTCTGTCCATCACCGGGACGACTTGGTCAACATTGCTGAGATAGTCACGCATCATGTACAGCGAGATACCACTGAGTGCTGGACCGACTATTGTCCCTAATCCACCAAAGATGCTCACAATGAGTACGTCGATCATGACTACGAGCGTGAGCAGTTGGCTCGGCGAAGCACTGCCAACCGGCGAGTGGACGAGAAATCCAGCGGCCAATCCGCCGATGACTCCACTTGTCGCAAACGCGAATATCTTGAATTTCGTAGCGTTGGTTCCAGTGGCTCCAACGGCCTCTTCGTCTTCCCGAATGGCTGTGAACACCTCTCCGATGTCAGAGCGGGTAATGAGGAACGCGAACACGAGAATGATCGTAAACAGCGCGTATGCGAGGTAGTAGTTCAGTTCGATGGTAGCAAGATAGTCTTCACCGAGAAGGAGACCCTGTGGTTGGGGGAGGCCCGTTTCCCCACCAAATGTGTCGCTGAACATGATAAAAAGTCGTTCGAGGATCAGAGCAGCCATCAATGTAAACAATGCAAGGTAATGACCTCTGACCCGGATTGCTGGGAGGGCCAGTAGGACCCCGCCGACGCCTGCGAGGAGTGCCCCCAAAGGTATCGAGAGAATTGGGGCCACTCCGTACTCAAGGTTGAGCAGCGCCGTAGTGTAGCCGCCAATGGCGAAAAGGAACGTGTGCCCAAAGCTCACCTGATTCGTGTATCCCGACACGAAATCCCAGCTGATGGCGAACATGGCGAAATACAACGCGGACGTGAGCTTGAGTATGAGGCTCGGTTCTACCTGAAGCGGAAGCAAAGCTAACGCCAAAACCGCGACAATACCAATAACGTAGCGCGGCGTCGTGAGCACTTTTTGACCCGCTTGGGTGACGATTGTCTCTGCTGTCGTCGACATTTCAGCTCACCTCAGCATGACCAAACAGGCCCTCCGGTCTAGCAATCAATATGACCATTAGAATGATGAAAGCAGACATACCTGTAAGCGTGGCGTCAACGTAGGTCGTGGTAAGCACATCGATAAACCCGATGATGTAGGCAGCGATGACGCTCCCGCGGATTGACCCCAGCCCGCCGAAGATGACGATAGCGAAGCCGAGCAACAGGGGGTCTAGCCCCATGTCCCAGCCGACGGTTTGGAACGTTCCGAGGAACAGGCCCGCGGCACCCGCCAGTACACCGGCGATGAACCATGTCATGACCGAAATGCGGAACTCGTTGATCCCAGCGAGTGCGGATCCACGTTCACTCATACTCAGTGCCCGGATCGCAGTTCCCATGCGGGTTCGTTCGACGAAATATAAGAGTGCAAGTATAAGAATCCACGAGACAACGAACGCGAGCACCCGATTGAGTCCGACGCTTATCGACCCGATCTCTAACTGCCCGCTAATCAAGCTCGGCACGACTTTCCCCTGTGAACCTGCGACCAACAGGAAAGAACGTTCTATGAGTAATAGAACTAGTAGTGTTGTAATGACGACAATGATCGGATCGTCTTCAATCCACCGTACCAACCCGACGTACACGACGGCACTGAAAATTCCCGGGACGATCAACGCTGCGAGTGCGCCGTACCACGGATTCAGACCAAAGGTGCTCGTAGTATAGTACATCGCAAAGCCGCCGACGGTGATACTTGCTCCGTGGGCAACGTTGAGAACCCCACCGATGCCAAATATCATCGTGAAGCCCATTGCAATGAGGGCATACAACGAGGACAGCAATAGCCCATTTACGAGTACGCTGAAGTCGATCATATGATGGTAGTGTGGTGTGGTGTCTAATGAATCTACCGTAGTCTACGACGAGGGAGCGAACGGAACATTAGATCCAGTCTGGCTTTTGATACTCCGCCGTCGCGGCGTCGGACCACCAAACTGTTTCTTGTGAGGCGCCACTGTTGTCCTCCTGCCACTGGAATTTGATCGGACGAACTTGGTCATCCTCGAAGACTGGATCGTGAGGAAACTCGTCGTTCCTACCCTGGATCTCAATGACGCCGGTTGTTCCCGTGTAACTCATTCCTTCGATCTCGGAGATGAGATCTTCCTGGTTGAGACTGCCGATATTTCCAACGGCCTGTGCCCACATCCGTATCGCATCGTAAGTCGTGTATCCGAGATATCCTGGAACACCATTGTAGCGGTCCCGATACCCGTTCACGAACGGGAGCGTTTTTTTGGTGATTTCTGAGGTCGCGCAGGCCGAAGCATATGTCCACGCGTACTGGCAGGCTCCGTCAACGGACTCGTAGTAGCCGGGTGCGGTCATGGGCGCGTGAAGACCACCGAACCCGAACTGACGTTGCTGTTGTTGCCACTGAACGATTGCGGGAGTCCCCGTAGTTGACATGAACACGAAGGCACCGTCAACGTTCGAATTCTCGAACCTGTCGAAGATCGATGTAAAATCCTCTGTGTCGGAGCTGAAGCTGACGTCTTGAACGATATTGACGTCCATGTTCTGGAGACCTTGTCGGACTTCCTGAACCTGAGCCACGAATCCCTCGATGTCCTCGACCAGGAGGCCGACCCGGTTCCAATCCATTTCCGAGAACATGTCCTTGGCAAAATCAACCATGTTCCGTCCGAGGTTGACGCTGTTCGGCGGACCAGGTCGGATCAGGTACTTGTACTGTTCGTAGTTATTTTTTACCCGTTCGTTCATGTCGGGGGTAATCGCCGCGGAACTCATATGAATAACTCCATTGTCGGCGATCACGTCCATGATATTGAGGAAGGATTCACTGGTGTAGACGCCAGTGGTGACGTCTACTTCTTCCTGAAGGATGAGCTCCTGATATGCGGTACGCGCCACGTTGGGTGTGAGCTCTGTATTTTTTACAACGACCTCAACGTCGGCACCCGCGAGACCGCTCTCGTTCAATTGCTCTACGGCCATCTCTCCGGCGTTAGCCATTGCCGTTCCACCCGGGAAACTGCCCGGTTGCGGTGCCAGCAATCCGATTTTGATCGGACCGGACACCTGTCCGTTCCCGCTGCTGCCGCCGTCGCTATCGTTCCCACTGCTGCCGCCACTGCCGCCATCGCCAGTACACCCGGCGAGCATCGATATCCCCATACCTGTACCTGTTGCTTTAAGTAATCCTCTTCTTGGAATTTTGTCATCGGGGTTGCTCATATCAACACTCTCCTTTCTCAGAAACGCTACCATATAACACTTTTGTCAACGAATATCATTACCAAGGGTAACGTATTCGGGCTTCGTTGAATCCAGTGAAAAGGCAATGGAGTTTGTTCATAAGATGAGACCAAGGAGACGAAGCGAGTGTGAAGTACATTGCTTCGAATAAGATCGATGTGCCAGCGAGCCATCTCATCGGGATGTACGCAATGAGATGGCGAGTGGAGACGTTCTACAGGGATACCAAGCCGGATCTTGGTTTGGGAGATTGCGAGCTTGGGCATGCCGCAGGTGCCAGTCGCCAACGGCACCTGCTGATGTTGGCCTACAGCCTCCTGAAGCTGGGTGCTGCAGACAGGGCTTTTGGAACGATTCTCGCACACGCGAGTTCACTTCGCAACGACGTCAAGCGTTCCTTCCACGAAGACGTTCAGAACCTTCTCTCCTGGGCACTTAGTAGTCCCAACTATAGCACTGACGAACTGGTGCACCAGATCGAGGGAATATTCCATCTAACGTGCGAAGTCTAGTAACTAGACAGCGCTAGATTTGGTATAGTTATTCTTGAGATAGTTTCACAAAGATTGAGTTATTATTCTATTGTTCTAAACTGTGATTTTACTGGAATCCGCATGTTCCGGATATAGCGGAGATTTATGCAGATGTTTGTCAGTACTCCCAAGCAAAACATCATTTCCGATCTCAGTTGTAACACGGATATGGATGTTAATTTCAGATAGCTTAGAGATAAAAATTCCCTCTCTAGAGTAGCAACATAGCTCAGCAAAAGTGGTTACTTATATTCTTTGGAGTCAGGAAACACTGTGCTGTAGCCTGAGATTAGAAATGTCGTTCTAATCCGAACGTAGATCAATCAGGAGATTTGAATATTTGGCAGTATAGTTCCGGATATATCGGAAATTGTGTGATGAATGAGGACAGTAGTCACAAGCGATATGAGCCGGCCGGACTACCACAGTGGATTCATTTGGCTGGTGTTCTGCGACCCGGAAAAATATACGAACACTGACTTGCTCTTTCTAGCTTCAGAGTAAAGTCTTGCAACTATAGGGAGGATAAGGCGAGACAGATGAATATCATTCAGACCAGCTGATTATGCCCAGAGATAAGTGCTACTGAAAGTTTAGGAGGGCGTCCTTTCTCATTGGGTTCGGAAAAGCTATGTAGTTACCGGCGCCGAGAAGACACGCCTACTGGCTCTTCAGTCGGGAATTCCAACCAGTGCCAGGCAGTGATTAGGACTTAGGTTGAGATCGGCTATTACCTCGGTAGTGATTCTCCGGAGATAGCGGAATGTTTATGTGGTGTGTGGACAATTGTCTCCTATGAGTAAGACTGTGCCAGTCAAGACTGCGACGCGGGTTTTCGAGATAATCGAGGCTCTTCTCGAACTTGAGCGCGCCAGTCTCTCGGAACTCGCCCGACACCTCGATCTGGCAGACAGCACTCTCCACGACCATCTCACGACACTCGAATCATTGGGTTACGTCGTCAGAGAGAACAAGAAGTACCAAGTGAGTTTTCAGTTTCTGGAGATTGGCGAGAAAACCAGAAGAAATTCAGACATATATCAAGTTTCTGATGACGAAGTGAGTAAGCTGGCCAGCGAAACCCAAGAACACGCTAGCCTGATGGTCGAAGAGAACGGAATGGGTGTTCTTCTTGCAATCGCAAAAGGCACTAATGCCGTGAATCTCGAAGCTTACGCCGGCCGGCGAGTTGTTCTCAACGCGAGCGCGCCGGGAAAGGCAATTCTGGCTCATCTCCCAGAATGGCGGGTAGAGCAAATTATCGACCAGCACGGCCTGCCGGAATACACTGAATACACAGTCACCGGGCGCGAGGATCTGTTCGCGGAACTCGACGCCATCCGCGAGCGTGGATACGCAACCGACGTCGAAGAACTGGTCGAAGGTGTGAAGGCTATCTCGGTACCTCTGATCTGCCGGAACAGGGTACGAGGGGCAATCACGGTGGGCGGCCCTGCCAACCGCTTAAAGGGTACTCTGTTTGAGGAGGACCTTCCAAATCTCCTCCTACAATCATCGAACGTGATCGAACTCAACCTGGCACACTGGTAGGCAACGGCTGCGCTCCGGCTGGGATATCACCTCGCTGGCACAGGGCCATAGGAATCGCATCAAACCCCGAAAATGGTCCGCGCGTTTTCCGAGAGGAGTTTGTGCTTTACTTCAGAACCTAAGTCGAGATCGTCGAGTTGAGGAATCACCGTATCGTAGTCAAGTACGGGATAGTCAGTCCCAAAGACCACCTTGTCTTGGCCACGGCTTCGAATGAAATTTACGACATTCTCTTCCCAGTACTTAGGTGCGTGGGCTGTCGCGCCCATGTAGACATTCGGGTGTTTCCACGCCATTGCTTCGAGTTCCTTCGACCATGGCCAGCCTGTATGACAACCGATCACCTTGAGATCAGGGAAGTCCAATGCGACGTCATCGAGTAAGATTGGCTTCCCGTGTTTGCTTGGCATCTGCATTGCTGAGTGGCCGACCTGCATCAAGACGGGGATATCGAGTTCGGCACACTTGGCATAGAAAGGATAGAACTGGCGGTGATTGAGGGGGAGGTCCCACCCGTATGGTTCGAGGAGTCCGGCAACGAACCCATGATCCTCAACGTATCGTTCGAGGCGGGCGACCCCTTCCATTCCTTCTCGAGGGTTGATGCCCGCTGTGCCTTTGATTCGATTTGGATATGCCTCGGCGACATCGGCGACCCATTCGTACGGAACATCGATTTCTAATCCGCCATCCGGGTTGCCGAACTTGAGTGCCGGGATGAACACCTGATCAACACCGTGTGTGTCCATCTTTGCGATGAAGTCGTCCGCTGACATTCCCTGAGACGGATCGTACATATCCTCCATGCCGAAGACTTGGGCGGCGACGTGCTGGGCTTGGGAATCATAGTACAGTTCCGTTCCCTTCTGTGTAAAGAGGTTACACCAGACGTCAACAATACCTTCTGATTCTGTGGTCATTGCAGGCACTCCATGTACATCGATGGCAGACTGTCATGGACGAAAGTCCATAGGTCTATTGGTGCGGGCCAGGGTTGAGTAGTCCTCCATCCCGGTTGAGGTCACCAGCGGTCAGTCGTAGAGGTGACGCGCGACGACGGTCCGGTTGATCTCATTTGTTCCCTCATAGATCTGAGCGCCCTTTGCCTCCCGCATGAACCGTTCGACGGGGTAGTCTTTGGAGTAGCCGCGTGATCCGAGCACTTGGACAGCCTCTATAGCACCCTCCATTGCGGCATCGGAAGCGAAGGTTTTTGCGATGGCTGCATCCTGGGTGACCCGTTCGCCTGCATCAAGTTTTGCTGCAGCGCTATACGTTAGTAACCGTGCCGCCTCCAGATCCATTTTCATATCAGCGAGTTTGAATGATATGCCTTGGTTTTCGCGGATCGGTTCGCCAAACTGTTCGCGTTCATCAGCAAATTTCGCACTCTCATCGAGACAGCCCCGGAGAATACCCGTTGATTGGGCGGCAACACCCAACCGACCGATATCGAGCGCTTCCATGATGTATCGGAACCCGCGGCCTTCCTCGCCAACTAAATTCTCGATAGGCACCCGGAGGTTCTCATATTTAACCTCGTTTTCGACAACGGCACCGCCTTCCATGCAAGGAATATCGCGGACGAATTCGATCCCATCGCGCTCTTTAGGGTTTGGGACGCCGATGATGCTTACGTCGTCGTGATCACCGGTGTTGTCGGTCCGAGCAACGACGAAGATCAGGTCCGCGACCTCTCCGTGTGAGGTCCAGACCTTGTGACCATTGATAACGAACTCGTCGCCATCGCGTTCAGCGGTGGTTTCAAGCGCGTTCGCGTCGCTGCCGGCTTGCGGTTCGGTGAGCGAGACGGCGGTCACCTGGTTCTGGGTGAAGATGTCGGTCAGCCACTCCTCGCGCTGGCGTTCACTACCGAACTTCTGGAGGGTGTGGCCTATAAGCGACCCCGAAAGCGAAACGACCCCCGCCGGAATCTTCCAGATCCGACAAAGTTCCTCGATGGTGACGACGAATGACCGATAATCTCGCCCCTCGCCGCCGTACTGGTCCGGGATCGTTACTCCGTATAGACCCGCATCACCAAGGTCGTCAATGAGGTCAAGGGGGAACTCTCCTCGGCCTTCATACTTGTCAACGACCGGCGCGACTTCCTGTTCGGCGAACTCTCTGACTCGTTGTCGGTACTCCTCGTGTTCTGATTCAAGTCCGATGTGCCCTGTCATAGTGTAGTCCTGAAATCGACTTCTACCATTGAGATGGCTGTACTGTCTTTCAGTGCAGCCAAGCTTATAACTATTGACCACCCGGGTTCTGATAGGAGAACAGACGGCAGTTAAAGTCCGGTTACCGTCCCGTCCACTCGGGTTCACGGTCCTCGGTGAACGCCGCAATACCCTCGCTTGCATCGTCACTGGAGAACGCGCCGATAAACAGTTCGAACTCGTGTTCGACGCCCTCGGACAGTCCCATCCGGCTGCTTGCCTGGATGGCCTGTTTGGCATACGAGAGTGCGACCGGACTGTTCGCTGCAACTGCTTCGACGAACTCAGTGACGGCCTCGTTGAGGGTGTCTGGGTCAGCCACGCGCTCGATTAGTTTGATCTCAGCTGCCTCTGCGGCATCTATCATGTCGCCGCTGAGCACTAGTTCCATCGCTTTTCCTTGACCGACAAGACGAGGGAGTCTCTGTGTGCCGCCACCACCCGGAATCAGACCAAGTGTGATTTCCGGGAACCCGAACAAGGAGTCAGCCGAGGCGATTCGGACGTCACACGCCAACGCGAGTTCGCATCCACCACCTAATGCGTGGCCGTTGATCTGTGCCACGGTTGGTAGGGGGTGATTCTCGATCCGTTCGTAGAGACGCGGTGGGCGCCGCTCGGACCGCTGCTCAAGCGGTGTCCGTTTTTTCATTTCGGCAACATCTGCACCGGCAACGAATGTGCTCGCCTCGTCGGATCCGGTCAGAACGATGACCCGGGCACGCGAATCCTCGATGGCTTCGAGTGCTTGCTCCGCTTCGGCGTTGAGGGTTGCGTTCATCGCGTTTCGCGCCTCTGGGCGGTCGAAGACGATTGTGACGGCGTGTTCGACCGGTTGATCGACCTCGACTCGGACATGCTCAAAGTTTGCATCGGTGGCTGCGAGGTCGTTGCTACTCATGCTGGTTTCTCTGGATATCAGTTGACCAGTGCACAATGATATTTGCTGACAAGTATTCAGCAGTACAGGGCATACGTGTTCAACATCATTTTCTTACGACTGGGATTAAACGTTGCGCTATTCGTGCCGTCTACGAGGAACATTCTACTACGGATTGGGCGAGGTACAAAGCAATGTTTTCAACTCACTCTTTGTAGGACCGAGGCAGGCCAAGAGAGTGCTGAGCGATGTAGTCGAGCACTACTCCCCGGATGCGGGACCGGTGCGTTGATGGCGAGCAACGCCCCATGTTGCGGCGACTCACAACCCTTTGCTCGCGGACGTGCCGCTGTGAATCGACATCGATATCTCGCAGATTCCTCAACATGTATGACACGTGAAGTGATTAGTAATGTTGGCTATCTCGCCCCTCATCACCAACTTGAGTGTCGTATTGCTGAGCTGCTTGCCAGGAGAAGTGTCCGACTTGCTTCCCTCTTTGCGTGTTCCTCTACAAGTAGATGAGCGATCGCGGGGAATACACCGATCGACTCCCGAAGTGAGAGCCCCGCAGAATGAGACCGAACGGCGAACGCCCCACGGACGTCGCCATCCGCTCTCGGTTCCAACAGTCACTATCTACCGGTTCTAACGCTTCACGGAACAGGTCGCCGAATAGTAGGAACCAATAGCTCTTCAGCCTGCCCACTCTCAACTGAACAGCGCCGTATCCACCCATCAATGCCGTTTCACCAGAATAATGGTATGTAGGGAATTGTCTAATCAAGGGATTCCG from Halococcus sediminicola includes:
- a CDS encoding IclR family transcriptional regulator — translated: MSKTVPVKTATRVFEIIEALLELERASLSELARHLDLADSTLHDHLTTLESLGYVVRENKKYQVSFQFLEIGEKTRRNSDIYQVSDDEVSKLASETQEHASLMVEENGMGVLLAIAKGTNAVNLEAYAGRRVVLNASAPGKAILAHLPEWRVEQIIDQHGLPEYTEYTVTGREDLFAELDAIRERGYATDVEELVEGVKAISVPLICRNRVRGAITVGGPANRLKGTLFEEDLPNLLLQSSNVIELNLAHW
- a CDS encoding ABC transporter ATP-binding protein, yielding MSETTTETADLDSSANKESGGGPNEGILVVNQLTKQFGGLTAVDNLSFTVQENEIVGFIGPNGAGKSTTFNCISGAHKPTAGTVYYAGEDVTDKSTHNMVKRGMARTFQEFRPFYDRSVIENIKLALIADKIRPTGLLGRTTDRASDICERIGLADVEDLQPDELPHASLLRLELGRALATDPSLLLIDEPFAGLARTEVEEIADLLHELRDEGRTLVVVDHNMRGLLDLIDRAIVIQWGSLLAKGTPEEIKGDPQVQNAYLGSETV
- a CDS encoding branched-chain amino acid ABC transporter permease, with protein sequence MSTTAETIVTQAGQKVLTTPRYVIGIVAVLALALLPLQVEPSLILKLTSALYFAMFAISWDFVSGYTNQVSFGHTFLFAIGGYTTALLNLEYGVAPILSIPLGALLAGVGGVLLALPAIRVRGHYLALFTLMAALILERLFIMFSDTFGGETGLPQPQGLLLGEDYLATIELNYYLAYALFTIILVFAFLITRSDIGEVFTAIREDEEAVGATGTNATKFKIFAFATSGVIGGLAAGFLVHSPVGSASPSQLLTLVVMIDVLIVSIFGGLGTIVGPALSGISLYMMRDYLSNVDQVVPVMDRAVADLSLIVFYALTLVLLFVLPGGLLPWSIRQGRHVLSILPWYQTELVRNDGQSAAGQQVETLREGLTDEQRREEDDKQ
- a CDS encoding acyl-CoA dehydrogenase family protein yields the protein MVNSYKLGCTERQYSHLNGRSRFQDYTMTGHIGLESEHEEYRQRVREFAEQEVAPVVDKYEGRGEFPLDLIDDLGDAGLYGVTIPDQYGGEGRDYRSFVVTIEELCRIWKIPAGVVSLSGSLIGHTLQKFGSERQREEWLTDIFTQNQVTAVSLTEPQAGSDANALETTAERDGDEFVINGHKVWTSHGEVADLIFVVARTDNTGDHDDVSIIGVPNPKERDGIEFVRDIPCMEGGAVVENEVKYENLRVPIENLVGEEGRGFRYIMEALDIGRLGVAAQSTGILRGCLDESAKFADEREQFGEPIRENQGISFKLADMKMDLEAARLLTYSAAAKLDAGERVTQDAAIAKTFASDAAMEGAIEAVQVLGSRGYSKDYPVERFMREAKGAQIYEGTNEINRTVVARHLYD
- the npdG gene encoding NADPH-dependent F420 reductase — protein: MRIALLGGTGNIGEGLALRWAQDTDHEIVIGSRNAEKGMTRARDYRNRLSEHGVEADLSGTSNTGAAAGSRVVVTSVPPAYAADTIEAVRDDLADKAIVVSPAVGMVRDETGFHYDAPEAGSIAETVAAATPDGVPVVSAFQNLAAGALTDLSNELNLDVVISGDDAEARNVLKKLAEEINGLRALDAGALANSAEIESITPLLINLAMYNDGMHDLGIQFR
- a CDS encoding amidohydrolase family protein; this translates as MTTESEGIVDVWCNLFTQKGTELYYDSQAQHVAAQVFGMEDMYDPSQGMSADDFIAKMDTHGVDQVFIPALKFGNPDGGLEIDVPYEWVADVAEAYPNRIKGTAGINPREGMEGVARLERYVEDHGFVAGLLEPYGWDLPLNHRQFYPFYAKCAELDIPVLMQVGHSAMQMPSKHGKPILLDDVALDFPDLKVIGCHTGWPWSKELEAMAWKHPNVYMGATAHAPKYWEENVVNFIRSRGQDKVVFGTDYPVLDYDTVIPQLDDLDLGSEVKHKLLSENARTIFGV
- a CDS encoding ABC transporter substrate-binding protein, with the protein product MSNPDDKIPRRGLLKATGTGMGISMLAGCTGDGGSGGSSGNDSDGGSSGNGQVSGPIKIGLLAPQPGSFPGGTAMANAGEMAVEQLNESGLAGADVEVVVKNTELTPNVARTAYQELILQEEVDVTTGVYTSESFLNIMDVIADNGVIHMSSAAITPDMNERVKNNYEQYKYLIRPGPPNSVNLGRNMVDFAKDMFSEMDWNRVGLLVEDIEGFVAQVQEVRQGLQNMDVNIVQDVSFSSDTEDFTSIFDRFENSNVDGAFVFMSTTGTPAIVQWQQQQRQFGFGGLHAPMTAPGYYESVDGACQYAWTYASACATSEITKKTLPFVNGYRDRYNGVPGYLGYTTYDAIRMWAQAVGNIGSLNQEDLISEIEGMSYTGTTGVIEIQGRNDEFPHDPVFEDDQVRPIKFQWQEDNSGASQETVWWSDAATAEYQKPDWI
- a CDS encoding ABC transporter ATP-binding protein; the encoded protein is MMGHSSAPESVETTTNGAPILDIENVRVSYGKVQALKGVSLSMRAADILAVIGPNGAGKSTLADTIAGLLNYKGTVRFRGEEVRDRTVNRNVEDGLIYCTENRDLFDFMTVEQNLLIGAYRNYNARQERLEYVYELFPRLQERASQHAQTMSGGEQQMLAIGRALMGDPDLLVLDEPTLGLAPVIIDDISEALTDIVETGVSVLLLEQNVTFAVRYADHIHLLENGNVVRDGPPEDLQSDDYVREAYLGQ
- a CDS encoding branched-chain amino acid ABC transporter permease; translated protein: MIDFSVLVNGLLLSSLYALIAMGFTMIFGIGGVLNVAHGASITVGGFAMYYTTSTFGLNPWYGALAALIVPGIFSAVVYVGLVRWIEDDPIIVVITTLLVLLLIERSFLLVAGSQGKVVPSLISGQLEIGSISVGLNRVLAFVVSWILILALLYFVERTRMGTAIRALSMSERGSALAGINEFRISVMTWFIAGVLAGAAGLFLGTFQTVGWDMGLDPLLLGFAIVIFGGLGSIRGSVIAAYIIGFIDVLTTTYVDATLTGMSAFIILMVILIARPEGLFGHAEVS